In Citrus sinensis cultivar Valencia sweet orange chromosome 2, DVS_A1.0, whole genome shotgun sequence, a single genomic region encodes these proteins:
- the LOC107178763 gene encoding pollen-specific leucine-rich repeat extensin-like protein 1 yields the protein MLAQRYYGPEFDQKKREIRRLKAEFDQIESEKQRPTLFTTLSPIPSIGPTYDPFASMLSPIKQYDPSKLFGMTHTLFRDNPLPLPPKPNPKPKPQPRPIKIPQPSMSILGQQSPPPAPPLPPQSQPQTQSKDKEPMHQYSAHTVDPSSTPDDQTSAQTSDLNLAISNSHTESDIESSVSTSDSEKSYADITRILMAQPDPPDHGQTSHTEPYVDIPLEVDDDMHEFSATHQPPPAQAQTGPTSQKSSNGPWFTFADLPS from the coding sequence ATGCTTGCTCAAAGATACTATGGCCcagaatttgaccaaaaaaaaagggaaatcaGACGCTTAAAAGCTGAGTTTGAtcagattgaatctgaaaaacaaaGACCTACCCTTTTTACCACATTGTCTCCTATCCCTTCCATAGGTCCAACTTATGATCCATTTGCCTCTATGCTTTCCCCCATCAAACAGTATGacccttccaagttatttggcatgactcATACCCTTTTCAGAGACAATCCCTTACCACTACCACCTAAACCTAACCCAAAGCCTAAACCTCAACCACGCCCCATCAAAATTCCTCAGCCATCCATGTCCATTCTTGGACAACAATCCCCACCGCCCGCACCTCCACTACCACCTCAATCCCAACCTCAAACTCAATCCAAAGACAAAGAACCCATGCACCAGTATAGTGCCCACACCGTCGATCCATCATCTACTCCCGATGATCAAACTTCTGCTCAAACTTCTGATTTAAATCTAGCCATTTCAAACAGCCATACTGAGTCTGACATAGAATCTTCAGTATCCACTAGTGACTCTGAAAAGTCCTATGCTGATATCACCAgaatcttgatggcccaacCTGATCCACCTGATCATGGCCAAACCTCTCACacagaaccatatgttgatattccttTAGAAGTTGACGACGACATGCATGAATTCTCTGCCACACACCAACCCCCTCCAGCCCAAGCCCAGACCGGTCCAACAAGTCAAAAATCGtcaaatggtccatggttcacatttgcTGATCTTCCATCTTGA